The Nocardioides sp. cx-173 genome segment TCCGCGCTCGCCGACTCGACGTACGAGGTGCGCTCGGTCGAGTCCAAGCCCTACAAGCGCTCGCCGTACGCGCCCTTCCGCACCACCACGCTGCAGCAGGAGGCCAGCCGCAAGCTCGGCATGAGCGCCTCGGCCGCGATGTCCGTGGCCCAGCGGCTGTACGAGAACGGCTTCATCACCTACATGCGCACCGACTCCACGACCCTGTCGGACGGCGCCGTCAACGCCGCCCGGTCCCAGGTCCGCGAGCTGTACGGCGCCGACTACCTGCCCGACTCGCCGCGCACCTACGCCTCCAAGGTGAAGAACGCCCAGGAGGCGCACGAGGCGATCCGTCCGGCCGGCGAGACCTTCCGCACCCCGGCGCAGACCGGGCTCACCGGTGAGCAGTTCCGCCTCTACGAGCTGATCTGGATGCGCACGGTCGCCTCCCAGATGAAGGACGCCGTCGGCCAGTCGGTCTCCGTGCGCCTCGGCGGCACGGCCGCAACCGGCGAGGACGTCGTGTTCTCCGCGAGCGGCCGCGTGATCACCTTCCACGGCTTCCTCAAGGCCTACGTCGAGGGCACCGACGAGGGTGCGGCCAAGGACGACGCCGAGACCCGACTCCCGGCCCTGGCCGAGGGCGACTCCGTCTCGGCCGCCTCGGTGACGGCCTCGGGCCACGAGACCAAGCCGCCGGCGCGCTACACCGAGGCGACCCTGATCAAGGAGCTCGAGGAGCGCGAGATCGGCCGCCCGTCGACGTACGCCTCGATCATCGGCACCATCCTCAACCGCGGCTACGTCTACAAGAAGGGCACGGCGCTGGTCCCGGCCTGGCTGGCGTTCAGCGTCACCCGGCTGCTCGAGGAGCACTTCCCGCGCCAGGTGTCCTACGAGTTCACCGCCACCATGGAGACGGTCCTCGACGACATCGCCGGGGGCCGCAAGGACCGGGTCTCCGAGCTGGGCGAGTTCTACTACGGCTCCGACGACGTGAAGGGTCTGCACGCGCTCGTGCACGAGCTCGGCGACATCGACGCCCGGGAGCTGGCGACGTTCCCGATCGGCGACCCCGAGCTCGGGATCAACCTGCGCGTGGGCCGCTACGGGCCCTACCTCGAGGGTCCTGACGACGAGGGCAACCCCGCCGGCAAGCGGGCCAACGTGCCCGACGACCTGCCGCCCGACGAGCTCACGGTCGAGAAGGCCAAGGAGCTGTTCGCCAACCCGGCCGGCGAGGAGATCGAGCTCGGGACCCACCCCGAGACCGGCCTGCGGGTGGTCGCGAAGAACGGCCGCTACGGCCCCTACGTCACCGAGGAGCTGCCCGAGGACGCGAAGAAGAGCGACAAGCCGCGCACCGGCTCGCTGTTCAAGTCGATGTCGCTGGACACGATCTCGCTGGACGACGCGGTCAAGCTGCTGTCGCTGCCGCGCGTGGTCGGCACCGCCGAGGACGGCGAGGAGATCACCGCGCAGAACGGTCGCTACGGGCCGTACCTGAAGAAGGGCACCGACTCGCGCTCGCTGACCAGCGAGGAGCAGCTCTTCACGATCACGCTGG includes the following:
- the topA gene encoding type I DNA topoisomerase, translating into MAHKLVIVESPAKARTIGGYLGDGYVVESSIGHIRDLPNNAADTPAKIKDKPWGRLAVDVEDGFTPYYVVPRDKKAHISKLKSLLKDADELYLATDEDREGEAIAWHLLDELKPKGIPVHRMVFHEITKAAILAAVENPREINDDLVEAQEARRILDRLYGYEVSPVLWKKVMSGLSAGRVQSVATRLVVDRERERMKFRMASYWDLEGTFDAGAKHEQRMFPAKLHSLDGTRVARGSDFGQDGLLKDPSKVVHVDRARAEALVSALADSTYEVRSVESKPYKRSPYAPFRTTTLQQEASRKLGMSASAAMSVAQRLYENGFITYMRTDSTTLSDGAVNAARSQVRELYGADYLPDSPRTYASKVKNAQEAHEAIRPAGETFRTPAQTGLTGEQFRLYELIWMRTVASQMKDAVGQSVSVRLGGTAATGEDVVFSASGRVITFHGFLKAYVEGTDEGAAKDDAETRLPALAEGDSVSAASVTASGHETKPPARYTEATLIKELEEREIGRPSTYASIIGTILNRGYVYKKGTALVPAWLAFSVTRLLEEHFPRQVSYEFTATMETVLDDIAGGRKDRVSELGEFYYGSDDVKGLHALVHELGDIDARELATFPIGDPELGINLRVGRYGPYLEGPDDEGNPAGKRANVPDDLPPDELTVEKAKELFANPAGEEIELGTHPETGLRVVAKNGRYGPYVTEELPEDAKKSDKPRTGSLFKSMSLDTISLDDAVKLLSLPRVVGTAEDGEEITAQNGRYGPYLKKGTDSRSLTSEEQLFTITLDEALKIYAQPKQRGRAAAAPPLKELGNDPVSGQPVVVKSGRFGEYVTDGEYNATLRKDDTVESITIERAAELLAERRERGPAKKTAKKGAKKAPAKKAATKKAPAKKAATKKAAAKKTAAKKAAKKA